One window of Mediterraneibacter butyricigenes genomic DNA carries:
- the rpsS gene encoding 30S ribosomal protein S19 yields the protein MARSLKKGPFADASLLKKVDAMNASGDKSVIKTWSRRSTIFPSFVGHTFAVHDGRRHVPVYVTEDMVGHKLGEFVATRTYRGHGKDEKKSKVR from the coding sequence ATGGCTCGTTCACTGAAAAAAGGACCATTTGCAGATGCAAGTCTGTTGAAAAAAGTAGATGCGATGAACGCATCTGGCGATAAATCCGTAATCAAGACATGGTCTCGTCGTTCTACAATCTTCCCGAGCTTTGTTGGACATACATTCGCTGTACATGACGGAAGAAGACATGTTCCGGTATATGTAACAGAAGATATGGTTGGACATAAACTTGGAGAGTTTGTTGCAACAAGAACTTACAGAGGTCACGGAAAAGACGAAAAGAAATCTAAGGTTAGATAA
- the rplB gene encoding 50S ribosomal protein L2, with protein MGIKTYNPYTPSRRQMTGSDFSEITKTTPEKSLLDSKSRKAGRNNQGKITVRHRGGGAKKKYRIIDFKRNKEGIPAKVIGIEYDPNRTANIALICYADGEKAYILAPEGLKDGMTVMNGADAEIRVGNCLPLSEIPVGTQIHNIEMHPGKGGQLVRSAGNSAQLMAKEGKYATLRLPSGEMRLVPIVCRATIGVVGNGDHNLINIGKAGRKRHMGIRPTVRGSVMNPNDHPHGGGEGKTSIGRPGPSTPWGKPALGLKTRKKNKASNKMIVRRRDGKAIK; from the coding sequence ATGGGAATCAAAACATATAACCCATATACACCTTCCAGAAGACAGATGACCGGATCTGATTTCTCAGAGATCACAAAGACAACACCTGAGAAGTCTCTGCTGGATTCCAAGAGCAGAAAAGCCGGACGTAATAATCAGGGTAAAATCACAGTAAGACACCGCGGAGGCGGAGCTAAAAAGAAATACAGAATCATTGATTTCAAGAGAAATAAAGAAGGAATTCCTGCAAAGGTAATCGGTATCGAGTATGATCCGAACAGAACAGCTAACATCGCACTGATCTGCTACGCAGACGGAGAGAAAGCTTACATCCTTGCACCGGAAGGACTGAAAGATGGAATGACCGTTATGAACGGTGCGGATGCAGAAATCAGAGTTGGAAACTGCCTGCCATTATCTGAGATTCCGGTAGGTACACAGATTCACAACATCGAGATGCATCCTGGAAAAGGTGGTCAGCTTGTAAGAAGTGCTGGTAACAGTGCACAGCTGATGGCTAAAGAAGGAAAGTATGCAACACTTCGTCTTCCTTCAGGAGAAATGAGACTGGTTCCGATCGTTTGCCGCGCTACAATCGGTGTAGTAGGTAACGGAGACCACAACCTGATCAACATTGGTAAAGCAGGACGTAAACGTCACATGGGTATCAGACCTACAGTTCGTGGTTCTGTTATGAACCCGAATGACCATCCGCATGGTGGTGGTGAAGGTAAGACCAGTATCGGTCGTCCAGGACCGTCAACTCCTTGGGGCAAACCGGCATTGGGACTTAAGACCCGCAAGAAGAATAAAGCTTCTAACAAGATGATTGTAAGAAGAAGAGACGGAAAAGCTATTAAATAA
- the rplW gene encoding 50S ribosomal protein L23, protein MANIQYYDVILKPVVTEKSMGLMADKKYTFYVHTEATKSQIKEAVEKMFQGTKVKSVNTMNLDGKKKRARGSFQYGTTAKQKKAIVQLTEDSADIEIFEGL, encoded by the coding sequence ATGGCAAACATTCAGTATTATGACGTAATTCTGAAACCGGTAGTTACAGAAAAGAGCATGGGCCTGATGGCTGATAAGAAGTATACATTTTACGTGCACACAGAGGCTACAAAGAGCCAGATCAAAGAGGCCGTAGAAAAAATGTTCCAGGGAACAAAGGTAAAGAGTGTAAACACCATGAACCTGGATGGAAAGAAAAAAAGAGCACGTGGAAGCTTCCAGTACGGAACAACTGCTAAACAGAAAAAAGCAATCGTACAGCTGACAGAAGATAGTGCTGATATCGAGATTTTTGAAGGTCTGTAA
- the rplD gene encoding 50S ribosomal protein L4, whose amino-acid sequence MANVSVYNIEGKEVGTIDLNDAVFGVEVNEHLVHMAVVSQLANKRQGTQKAKTRSEVSGGGRKPWRQKGTGHARQGSTRAPQWTGGGVVFAPVPRDYSFKMNKKEKRAALKSALTSRVEEKKFIVVDELNFDEIKTKKFQTVLNNLNVEKALVVLEDGNKNAELSARNIADVKTAHTNTINVYDVLKYNTVIATKAAVASIEEVYA is encoded by the coding sequence ATGGCAAACGTATCTGTTTATAATATCGAAGGTAAAGAAGTTGGAACAATCGATCTGAACGATGCTGTATTCGGTGTAGAGGTTAACGAACACCTTGTACACATGGCGGTTGTCAGCCAGCTTGCAAATAAGCGTCAGGGAACGCAGAAAGCAAAGACACGTTCTGAAGTATCCGGTGGTGGAAGAAAGCCATGGAGACAGAAAGGAACAGGTCATGCAAGACAGGGATCTACAAGAGCTCCACAGTGGACAGGCGGCGGCGTAGTATTCGCTCCGGTTCCGAGAGATTATTCTTTCAAGATGAACAAGAAAGAAAAGAGAGCTGCTCTGAAATCTGCACTGACAAGCAGAGTTGAAGAAAAGAAATTCATCGTTGTTGATGAACTGAACTTCGACGAGATCAAGACAAAGAAATTCCAGACAGTTCTGAACAACTTAAACGTTGAGAAGGCACTGGTTGTTCTGGAAGACGGTAACAAGAACGCTGAACTGTCTGCAAGAAACATCGCAGATGTGAAGACAGCACATACCAATACAATCAATGTGTATGACGTTCTGAAATACAACACAGTAATTGCTACAAAGGCAGCAGTTGCTAGCATCGAGGAGGTGTACGCATAA
- the rplC gene encoding 50S ribosomal protein L3, protein MKKAILATKVGMTQIFDEDGSLIPVTVLQAGPCVVTQIKTVENDGYEAVQVGFVDKKEKIVTKDKSGKKEIAHRNGVTKAEKGHFDKAGVSGKRFVREFRFENAAEYALAQEIKADIFEAGDKVDATAISKGKGFQGAIKRHNQHRGPMTHGSKFHRHAGSNGSASDPSKVFKGKKMPGQMGNKKITIQNLEVVRVDAENNLLLIKGSVPGPKKSLVTIKETVKA, encoded by the coding sequence ATGAAAAAAGCTATTTTAGCTACAAAAGTCGGAATGACTCAGATTTTCGACGAAGACGGTTCTTTAATCCCTGTTACAGTACTTCAGGCAGGACCGTGTGTTGTAACACAGATCAAGACAGTTGAGAATGACGGCTATGAAGCAGTTCAGGTCGGATTTGTTGACAAGAAAGAAAAGATCGTTACAAAAGACAAGAGCGGCAAGAAAGAAATCGCTCACAGAAATGGTGTGACAAAGGCTGAGAAAGGACACTTCGACAAAGCAGGAGTTTCCGGAAAGAGATTTGTCAGAGAGTTCAGATTTGAAAATGCTGCAGAATATGCGCTTGCACAGGAAATCAAAGCGGATATTTTTGAGGCTGGCGATAAGGTAGATGCTACCGCAATTTCCAAAGGTAAAGGATTCCAGGGTGCGATCAAACGTCACAACCAGCACAGAGGACCTATGACTCATGGTTCCAAGTTCCATCGTCACGCAGGTTCCAATGGTTCTGCATCCGATCCGAGTAAGGTATTCAAAGGTAAGAAGATGCCTGGACAGATGGGTAACAAGAAGATTACAATTCAGAATCTTGAAGTAGTAAGAGTAGATGCTGAAAATAATCTGCTTCTGATCAAAGGCTCAGTTCCGGGACCGAAGAAATCCTTAGTAACTATCAAAGAAACTGTAAAGGCATAA
- the rpsJ gene encoding 30S ribosomal protein S10: MASQVMRITLKAYDHQLVDASAKKIIETVKKNGSQVSGPVPLPTKKEVVTILRAVHKYKDSREQFEQRTHKRLIDIIAPTQKTVDALSRLEMPAGVYIDIKMKNK; this comes from the coding sequence ATGGCAAGTCAAGTAATGAGAATCACATTGAAGGCGTATGATCACCAGCTGGTAGATGCATCCGCAAAGAAAATCATCGAAACTGTAAAGAAGAACGGATCACAAGTGAGTGGACCGGTACCACTTCCGACTAAGAAGGAAGTAGTTACAATCCTGAGAGCTGTACACAAGTACAAAGACTCCAGAGAGCAGTTCGAGCAGAGAACTCATAAAAGACTGATCGATATCATCGCACCAACACAGAAGACTGTTGATGCACTGTCCAGACTGGAAATGCCGGCTGGTGTTTATATCGATATCAAAATGAAAAACAAATAA
- a CDS encoding DUF3343 domain-containing protein encodes MREKTLKLVITFHTTTDAMAMEKACKSQGISGRLIPIPQEISAGCGLAWCAQLDQKEELLAFMGKEGLEMEAVAECMLR; translated from the coding sequence ATGAGGGAAAAGACATTAAAACTGGTGATAACATTTCACACGACAACCGATGCAATGGCGATGGAGAAAGCATGCAAAAGTCAGGGAATTTCGGGAAGATTGATTCCGATTCCGCAGGAAATCTCTGCGGGCTGCGGACTTGCCTGGTGCGCTCAGTTAGATCAGAAGGAAGAACTGCTGGCATTTATGGGGAAGGAAGGCCTGGAAATGGAAGCGGTTGCGGAATGTATGCTTCGTTGA
- a CDS encoding aminotransferase class V-fold PLP-dependent enzyme has product MIYMDNAATTLQKPPEVIQAVVWAMESMGNAGRGLGEAALDAARMIYDTRERLCRLFGGENARQIAFTKNSTESLNLAIRGLIRPGDHVVTTVLEHNSVLRPLYERQENGTELTIVGCDENGVLDYEELERSIRPDTRAVICTHGSNLTGNLVDLQKVSAAAKRKNALLIVDASQTAGVFPIDVQQLQIDVLCFTGHKSLLGPQGTGGLYVKPGLEIEPLTRGGSGIETYNPHHPKEMPTALEAGTINGHGISGLNAALKYLEETGIENIRKKEQDLMWQFYEGIREIPGVRIYGYFSDARHATERSGGSFSGKERCPIVTFNLGEYDSGEVSDALLTDYGIATRSGGHCAPLMHEALGTREQGSVRFSFSHYNTEEEVAFAVNAIRELA; this is encoded by the coding sequence ATGATATATATGGACAATGCAGCGACAACGCTTCAGAAACCGCCGGAAGTGATTCAGGCGGTTGTCTGGGCAATGGAATCTATGGGGAATGCAGGACGGGGGCTTGGAGAAGCGGCGTTGGATGCGGCGCGGATGATTTATGATACCAGAGAAAGACTCTGTAGATTATTTGGAGGAGAAAATGCCCGCCAGATTGCATTTACCAAGAATTCCACAGAGAGTCTGAACCTGGCAATCCGCGGGCTGATCCGTCCGGGAGATCATGTGGTGACTACGGTGTTGGAACATAATTCGGTGCTTCGGCCGCTTTATGAACGACAGGAAAACGGAACAGAATTAACGATAGTTGGTTGTGATGAAAATGGGGTTCTGGATTATGAAGAACTGGAACGCTCCATCCGTCCGGACACCAGAGCAGTGATCTGTACCCACGGCTCCAATCTGACGGGAAATCTGGTAGATCTTCAGAAGGTGAGCGCGGCGGCGAAACGAAAAAATGCCTTGCTGATTGTGGATGCATCTCAGACGGCAGGTGTTTTCCCGATCGATGTACAACAGTTGCAGATTGATGTATTATGTTTTACAGGACATAAGTCTTTGCTAGGCCCGCAGGGAACCGGAGGACTTTATGTGAAACCGGGCCTGGAAATCGAACCATTGACGCGAGGCGGAAGTGGAATTGAAACCTATAATCCGCATCACCCGAAAGAAATGCCCACGGCACTGGAAGCCGGAACGATAAACGGGCATGGAATTTCGGGCTTAAATGCGGCTTTGAAGTATCTGGAAGAAACTGGAATTGAGAATATTCGAAAAAAAGAACAGGATCTGATGTGGCAGTTCTATGAGGGCATCAGAGAGATTCCGGGAGTCCGGATTTACGGATATTTTTCTGATGCCAGGCATGCGACAGAAAGATCCGGTGGATCGTTTTCGGGAAAAGAACGATGCCCGATTGTTACATTTAATCTTGGCGAGTATGATTCCGGAGAAGTCAGCGATGCGCTGCTGACGGATTACGGAATTGCAACCCGTTCCGGCGGGCATTGTGCGCCATTGATGCATGAGGCGTTGGGAACGAGAGAGCAGGGATCTGTCCGGTTCAGTTTTTCGCATTATAATACGGAAGAGGAAGTGGCGTTTGCTGTAAATGCAATCCGGGAACTTGCCTGA
- the selD gene encoding selenide, water dikinase SelD, which yields MSQETKKIRLTKMTKTAGCAAKIGPGVLAQVLGTLPKFEDENLLVGIETSDDAAIYKLNEEQAMIQTVDFFTPMVDDPYLFGQVAATNALSDVYAMGGDPKVALNIVAFPNDLDPEILGEILRGGADKVKEAGAVLVGGHSIQDDEPKYGMCVSGLVHPDHILKNYGCHPGDVLILTKQLGAGILNTAVKAELASEQAQREVLQVMTSLNKTAAHVIRNYPVTACTDVTGFGLMGHCSEMAVGSDVTLELYKDWIPLMGEVREYAKIGLVPGGAYRNREYVGAAVDLGDTPEDLADVFFDPQTSGGLLFAVSPEYAEKILKELEEDGLNTKAAVIGKVLEKGAYRIQIL from the coding sequence ATGTCTCAGGAAACAAAGAAAATACGGTTAACTAAAATGACCAAAACTGCCGGTTGTGCGGCGAAAATCGGGCCCGGCGTACTGGCGCAGGTGCTGGGAACTCTGCCAAAATTTGAGGATGAGAATCTTCTGGTGGGGATCGAGACATCGGATGATGCGGCCATTTATAAATTAAATGAAGAGCAGGCAATGATCCAGACGGTCGATTTCTTTACCCCTATGGTGGATGATCCCTATCTTTTCGGACAGGTTGCGGCTACCAATGCGCTGAGTGATGTTTATGCCATGGGTGGAGATCCAAAAGTGGCATTAAATATTGTAGCATTTCCAAATGATCTGGATCCGGAAATTCTGGGAGAAATCTTACGTGGTGGAGCGGATAAGGTGAAAGAGGCCGGTGCTGTGCTGGTGGGCGGCCATTCCATCCAGGATGATGAGCCAAAATACGGTATGTGTGTGTCAGGACTGGTTCATCCGGATCATATTTTGAAAAATTACGGTTGTCACCCGGGAGATGTGCTGATTCTGACGAAACAGTTAGGAGCAGGAATCCTGAATACGGCGGTAAAGGCGGAACTGGCAAGTGAACAGGCACAGCGAGAAGTGTTGCAGGTGATGACTTCCTTAAATAAAACGGCAGCTCATGTGATCCGGAATTATCCGGTGACGGCCTGTACCGATGTGACAGGATTTGGCCTGATGGGGCACTGCTCGGAAATGGCAGTCGGAAGTGATGTGACGCTTGAACTTTATAAAGACTGGATCCCGTTGATGGGAGAGGTTCGTGAGTATGCAAAGATCGGTCTGGTGCCGGGAGGAGCCTACCGCAATCGGGAATATGTAGGGGCAGCGGTGGATCTGGGAGACACACCGGAAGACCTTGCAGACGTATTCTTTGATCCGCAGACTTCGGGCGGACTGCTTTTTGCGGTGTCACCGGAATATGCAGAAAAGATTTTGAAAGAATTAGAAGAGGATGGATTGAATACGAAGGCAGCGGTGATTGGAAAGGTTCTGGAAAAGGGAGCATACAGAATTCAGATTCTATAA
- the yedF gene encoding sulfurtransferase-like selenium metabolism protein YedF encodes MITVDARGVACPLPVVKTKKAIEALEKPEMVEVLVDNEIAVQNVTKLAKSMQCGVKSEKLGEKEFRLEIQVGDAALKQPEVKEAAVCQPDQIGNTVVVVSSDKMGEGNEELGHVLIKGFLFAVTQLDELPKTMLFYNGGAKLTTEGSESLEDLKSLEAQGVEIMTCGTCLDYYGLKEKLKVGTVTNMYSIVETMNQAGRIIRP; translated from the coding sequence ATGATTACAGTAGATGCAAGGGGCGTTGCCTGCCCACTTCCGGTAGTGAAAACAAAAAAAGCCATTGAAGCTCTGGAAAAACCGGAGATGGTAGAAGTTTTGGTGGATAATGAGATTGCAGTGCAGAACGTGACAAAGCTGGCCAAAAGTATGCAGTGTGGCGTGAAAAGTGAGAAGCTTGGAGAAAAGGAATTCCGTCTGGAGATTCAGGTGGGAGATGCGGCATTGAAACAGCCAGAAGTGAAGGAAGCAGCTGTTTGTCAGCCGGATCAGATCGGAAATACAGTCGTTGTGGTTTCTTCAGATAAAATGGGTGAGGGAAATGAAGAACTGGGACATGTCCTGATTAAAGGATTTCTGTTTGCAGTGACACAGTTGGACGAGTTGCCAAAGACGATGCTGTTTTACAATGGCGGCGCAAAACTGACCACAGAGGGCTCTGAATCTCTGGAAGATCTGAAGAGTCTGGAAGCGCAGGGCGTGGAGATTATGACCTGTGGAACCTGCCTGGACTATTATGGCCTGAAAGAGAAGTTGAAAGTCGGTACCGTAACCAATATGTACAGTATTGTGGAGACTATGAATCAGGCAGGAAGAATCATTCGTCCGTAA
- a CDS encoding class I SAM-dependent methyltransferase: MWIADQWKDYEVIDCSKGEKLERWGSYILVRPDPQVIWDTPKTDGRWKHRNGHYHRSKKGGGEWEFFDLPEQWKIHYKDLTFHLKPFNFKHTGLFPEQAVNWDWFSEKIRHAGRPIKVLNLFAYTGGATIAAAAAGANVTHVDASKGMVTWAKENAVSSGLKDAPIRWLVDDCVKFVEREIRRGNTYDAIIMDPPSYGRGPKGEIWKIEDAIHPLIKLCTKILSDDPLFFLVNSYTTGLAPAVLTYMLGTELKQYDGHVDSQEIGLPVTNSGLVLPCGASGRWESNRS; encoded by the coding sequence ATGTGGATTGCCGATCAATGGAAAGATTACGAAGTCATTGACTGTTCAAAAGGAGAGAAACTGGAGCGTTGGGGCTCTTACATTCTGGTTCGTCCGGATCCGCAGGTCATCTGGGATACTCCCAAAACGGACGGTCGCTGGAAACATAGGAACGGACATTATCACCGCAGCAAAAAAGGCGGCGGTGAATGGGAATTTTTCGATCTCCCGGAACAATGGAAGATTCACTATAAAGACCTGACCTTCCATTTGAAACCATTTAACTTTAAACATACCGGACTTTTCCCGGAGCAGGCAGTCAACTGGGACTGGTTTTCTGAGAAAATCCGCCACGCCGGTCGCCCCATCAAGGTATTGAACCTATTTGCCTATACAGGCGGAGCTACGATCGCCGCCGCTGCAGCAGGTGCCAACGTTACCCACGTAGACGCTTCCAAGGGCATGGTTACCTGGGCCAAGGAAAATGCAGTCTCTTCCGGTCTGAAAGATGCGCCAATCCGCTGGCTGGTAGATGACTGTGTCAAATTTGTAGAACGGGAAATCCGCCGCGGCAACACTTACGATGCCATCATCATGGATCCACCGTCTTACGGAAGAGGCCCAAAAGGTGAGATCTGGAAGATTGAGGATGCCATTCATCCGCTGATCAAGCTTTGTACCAAAATTTTAAGTGATGATCCGCTGTTTTTCCTGGTCAACTCCTACACCACCGGGCTTGCACCGGCCGTTCTGACCTACATGCTCGGAACCGAATTAAAGCAATATGACGGACATGTGGACTCTCAGGAAATCGGACTTCCGGTCACCAACTCCGGTCTGGTACTTCCCTGCGGAGCCTCCGGAAGATGGGAATCAAATCGTTCGTAA
- a CDS encoding NAD-dependent protein deacylase: MYEAEVAKLQKIIDESQNIVFFGGAGVSTESKIPDFRSADGLYHQSYKYSPEQVVSHSFFMKYPDVFYDFYKNKMMFLDAKPNPAHLKLAELEKAGKLRAIVTQNIDGLHQAAGSKVVYELHGSIHRNYCMRCHQFYDAAYVKQSAGVPRCSCGGMIKPDVVLYEEGLDSEVIRGAVSAISQADTLIIGGTSLVVYPAAGFIDYFRGKHLVVINKSETAKQVGAELTISAPIGEIMGRIRV, encoded by the coding sequence ATGTATGAAGCAGAGGTTGCAAAATTACAGAAAATCATAGATGAAAGCCAGAATATTGTATTTTTTGGTGGAGCCGGAGTATCGACGGAAAGTAAGATTCCGGATTTTCGAAGTGCGGATGGTCTGTATCATCAGAGTTATAAATATTCTCCGGAGCAGGTGGTCAGCCACAGCTTCTTTATGAAATATCCGGACGTGTTTTATGACTTCTATAAGAATAAAATGATGTTTCTGGATGCAAAGCCGAATCCGGCACATCTGAAACTGGCGGAACTGGAAAAAGCAGGAAAATTACGTGCGATCGTGACACAGAATATCGACGGACTGCATCAGGCAGCGGGAAGCAAAGTGGTCTATGAACTGCACGGAAGCATTCATCGAAATTACTGCATGAGATGCCATCAGTTCTATGATGCGGCCTATGTAAAACAATCTGCGGGAGTTCCGAGATGCAGTTGTGGTGGCATGATTAAGCCGGATGTTGTGTTATACGAAGAGGGGCTGGATTCCGAGGTGATCCGGGGTGCAGTCAGTGCCATCAGTCAGGCAGATACACTGATCATCGGAGGAACCTCGCTGGTTGTTTATCCGGCAGCTGGATTTATTGATTATTTCAGGGGAAAACATCTGGTTGTGATCAATAAGTCGGAGACGGCAAAACAGGTGGGAGCGGAACTGACGATTTCGGCTCCGATCGGAGAAATTATGGGAAGGATTCGCGTATAA
- a CDS encoding HD domain-containing protein, with protein sequence MDQVRKENGIIFPADKDPDVLKERLEQQLDFIREVDKVKLITRQTPLANGSRKENDAEHSWHLALMAGLLEEHADASVNVPRVMKMVLAHDLVEIDAGDTYAYDTEGAKTQHQRELKAAERIFGLLPKDQGEELRALWDEFETYETADAKYAHLLDNFQPLLLNDASGGISWIEHTVHKSQIYKRNAKIDQSSKEIWDYMKGIIQKHIDMGHVKDD encoded by the coding sequence ATGGATCAGGTGCGAAAGGAAAACGGAATCATTTTCCCGGCAGATAAAGATCCGGACGTATTGAAAGAAAGGCTGGAACAGCAGCTTGATTTCATCCGGGAAGTGGACAAAGTGAAGCTGATTACCAGACAGACACCGCTTGCGAATGGCAGCCGGAAAGAAAATGATGCGGAACATTCCTGGCATCTGGCATTGATGGCAGGGCTTCTGGAAGAACATGCAGATGCGTCTGTCAATGTGCCGAGGGTGATGAAAATGGTATTGGCACATGATCTGGTAGAGATTGATGCAGGAGATACCTATGCCTATGATACAGAGGGAGCAAAAACGCAACACCAGAGAGAACTGAAAGCGGCAGAGCGGATTTTTGGATTATTGCCAAAAGATCAGGGGGAAGAACTTCGTGCGCTCTGGGATGAGTTTGAAACATACGAGACGGCAGATGCAAAATACGCACATTTGCTGGACAATTTCCAACCATTGTTGTTAAATGATGCCAGCGGCGGAATCAGTTGGATCGAGCATACGGTGCACAAATCCCAGATTTACAAGAGAAATGCAAAGATTGACCAGAGTTCCAAAGAAATCTGGGACTATATGAAAGGTATCATTCAGAAACATATAGATATGGGACATGTGAAGGACGACTGA
- a CDS encoding HAD family hydrolase, with translation MIKAVIFDMDGTMIDTERLSTGVWQRVAKEKGFELTKATIDSMRGRTTNRVREIFQEIYGNSVNYDEARALRTHYMNEIMDRDGVPKKKGLVELLEYLKKEGIPAAVATSTRSEAAIKNLKNAGVYDYLQAGVYGDMVTKSKPDPQTFHMAAEALGVDPKECVVVEDSEPGILAAKAAGGYSVFIQDVTTVPKEAREGVSAELQDLADLIGWIEKINAN, from the coding sequence ATGATTAAGGCAGTGATTTTTGATATGGATGGAACGATGATTGATACCGAGAGATTATCCACCGGGGTCTGGCAGCGAGTGGCAAAGGAGAAAGGGTTTGAGCTTACGAAAGCAACCATTGATTCCATGAGAGGAAGAACGACCAATCGTGTGCGGGAAATTTTTCAGGAAATTTACGGGAATTCTGTAAATTATGATGAAGCGAGAGCACTTCGTACCCATTATATGAATGAGATTATGGATCGGGATGGTGTGCCGAAGAAAAAAGGGCTGGTAGAACTTCTGGAGTATTTGAAAAAGGAAGGGATTCCGGCAGCGGTGGCAACATCCACACGGTCTGAAGCAGCGATTAAAAATCTGAAAAATGCCGGAGTCTATGACTATTTGCAGGCGGGAGTATACGGAGACATGGTGACGAAGAGTAAACCGGATCCGCAGACTTTCCATATGGCAGCAGAGGCTCTGGGCGTGGACCCAAAAGAGTGCGTTGTGGTGGAAGACAGTGAGCCGGGAATCCTTGCAGCGAAAGCAGCAGGGGGATATTCTGTATTTATTCAGGATGTGACGACAGTTCCGAAAGAGGCGAGAGAAGGCGTTTCCGCGGAACTGCAGGATCTGGCTGACTTGATTGGCTGGATTGAGAAGATCAATGCAAATTAA
- a CDS encoding cysteine hydrolase family protein — translation MNVLIVIDMQNDFIDGALGTKEAEAIVPRVVEKIRNFDGMVLATRDTHEADYLQTQEGKNLPVEHCIRGTNGWELRPEIQELISAEVMDKPTFGSRKLAEFLKKQETEIDSITLAGLCTDICVISNAMVLKAFMPEIPITVDASCCAGVTPESHERALEAMKVCQIQIEE, via the coding sequence ATGAACGTACTGATTGTTATTGACATGCAAAATGATTTTATCGACGGAGCACTTGGAACGAAAGAAGCAGAAGCAATCGTGCCGCGTGTCGTAGAGAAGATCCGGAACTTTGACGGAATGGTGCTGGCAACCAGAGACACCCACGAGGCGGACTATCTGCAGACGCAGGAAGGAAAGAACTTGCCGGTGGAACATTGTATCCGTGGAACAAATGGATGGGAACTGCGACCGGAGATTCAGGAACTGATTTCTGCGGAAGTGATGGACAAGCCTACATTTGGCAGCCGGAAGCTAGCGGAATTTCTGAAGAAACAGGAAACAGAAATCGACAGCATTACATTAGCAGGGCTTTGCACGGATATCTGTGTGATTTCCAATGCGATGGTGCTAAAAGCATTTATGCCGGAGATCCCGATCACAGTGGATGCCTCCTGTTGCGCAGGCGTAACGCCGGAAAGCCATGAGCGGGCACTGGAAGCCATGAAAGTATGTCAGATTCAGATAGAAGAGTAA